A stretch of DNA from Candidatus Neomarinimicrobiota bacterium:
ACCCACTTTGATCTCACTAGCCTTTAACTCATTGAGTAATTGGGCTTCATCCTTCTTGTTATACCGTTTCGCAACTTTGAGCTCTACAATCACCTTGTTGTCCACAAGCAGGTCCGCAAAGTATTTGCCAACGATCACATTTTTAAATTTCACTTCAAGGGCTGGCTCAAGTTCTGCCTTATGTCCATTGTGCAATAGTTCAGACTGTAATGCTCGCTGATAAACCTTTTCTAAAAACCCATACCCGAGCTCATTGTAGACTTCAAAAGCAGCACCAATAATCGCCTTGGTTGTTTCTTCGTGCTCGAGTTTTGTTGTCTGTTGTTCCATTTTTCTTTGCTCTAGCTTTTACCTTTTCGCGCTTTTCAAATCCGTGTTAATCTGTGGCTTGCTTTATGCTTCTTTCTCAATCCGTGGCTTTTTTGTCCATTCTCTCTTTACTCTTGCCACTGATCTACACGTATGTTCACTGATGGTTTTAACTATTCGGTTTTTCTATCCGTGTTTCATCTGTGTCAATCCGTGGCTAAAAATCAATTAGCTCGACACGGTGATGGTACGGGCTTTTTTCACAATGGCAATTCCAGCACTAGCGCCAATCCTTGTTGCTCCAGCCTTGATCATGTCCTGTACATCTTCGAAGGATTTAATTCCACCAGCCGCCTTTACGCCAATACCAGTGTTTGCCACAGTGCGAGCCATGAGTGCAACATCAGCTGCCGTGGCTCCATGGGGTCCAAATCCAGTTGAGGTTTTGACAAAATCTGCGCGAGCTTTTTTTGCCAGGGTACAAGCGCGGACCTTTTCATCATCAGTAAGCAAGGCTGCTTCAATGATAACCTTAGAGACGGCTCCGCCATCTTCGCAGGCTTCCACAACCATGCGTATATCCCGGTAAACCAACTCATCATTACCGCTTTTCAGGGCACCAATATTGATAACCATATCTATTTCTTCAGCACCATCTCGAATGGCACGCCGTGTTTCCATGGCTTTGATGGTAGGATGATGTGCTCCTGAAGGAAATCCAACAACTGTACACACTTTGACTTTTGAATGCTCCAGCAATTTGGCTGCCAGGGGTACATAACTGGGACTGATACAGACCGTGGCAAACTGAAATTCATCTGCCTCTGCACATAGCTTTTTGATATCGTCCTCTGTGGCATCTGGTTTGAGGATGGTGTGATCAATACATTTGGCGACGTCTTCTGGGACCGATGCGGCTCCAGTGGCATCATGAACACCGAGACGCTCCACACCAAAATCCATAAACTTGCGATAGGTGTCAGGTTGCTTCTCGGCACAGACACCACAGCGACAGACCATATCGGTGTCCTGGTGATCGTGGCCGCTGGTGACCTGCGGATTTGCAGTCACATTGCCTGCTGTAGCCTGGACGATCTGACTTATCCGCTGGGCAATTTTCAGAATATCAGCATCACTGAGTGATCTTAACTCCTGATCTTTTAAAATGGTTTCCATCTTCGTGGTTTCTTCCTTTGTCGTTTGTAGATCATCGATCATACCAACGCGTTTCAAATGACGTTCCTCGGTACATTCCGTGGTAATAAATTTTTTGACGATTTGCTGGGCCAATGAGGAGCCGATTAACCCTGACCCCAGGGTCAGAACGTTGGCATCATTGTGCTCCCGAGCATTATTGGCACTGGAGAGGTCATAGCACAACGCTGCTCTAACTCCGGCAATTTTATTGGCTGCCATTGACGATCCAATCCCGGCACCATCCACAATAACCCCAAAACGGGCGGAGCCTCCAGCCACTTTGCGAGCCACTTTGGCGGCAAAGACAGGATAATCCACAGCTTCGGTGGAGTCAGTGCCGCAATCAATGGTCTGATAGCCTTCCTTTTCCAGAAAATTCTTGATGGCTTCTTTCAGGGCATAACCCCCATGATCTGCGCCCAGGGCAATGGTAA
This window harbors:
- the deoC gene encoding deoxyribose-phosphate aldolase; translation: MSITIALGADHGGYALKEAIKNFLEKEGYQTIDCGTDSTEAVDYPVFAAKVARKVAGGSARFGVIVDGAGIGSSMAANKIAGVRAALCYDLSSANNAREHNDANVLTLGSGLIGSSLAQQIVKKFITTECTEERHLKRVGMIDDLQTTKEETTKMETILKDQELRSLSDADILKIAQRISQIVQATAGNVTANPQVTSGHDHQDTDMVCRCGVCAEKQPDTYRKFMDFGVERLGVHDATGAASVPEDVAKCIDHTILKPDATEDDIKKLCAEADEFQFATVCISPSYVPLAAKLLEHSKVKVCTVVGFPSGAHHPTIKAMETRRAIRDGAEEIDMVINIGALKSGNDELVYRDIRMVVEACEDGGAVSKVIIEAALLTDDEKVRACTLAKKARADFVKTSTGFGPHGATAADVALMARTVANTGIGVKAAGGIKSFEDVQDMIKAGATRIGASAGIAIVKKARTITVSS
- a CDS encoding GxxExxY protein, translating into MEQQTTKLEHEETTKAIIGAAFEVYNELGYGFLEKVYQRALQSELLHNGHKAELEPALEVKFKNVIVGKYFADLLVDNKVIVELKVAKRYNKKDEAQLLNELKASEIKVGLLINFGREKVEFKRFIY